AAACGTTACTAGGAGTACAAGGTAACGATCATCCAGTGAGACTTTATATGCGGTATGGAGTACCAATTGCAATTTCTACTGATGATCCAGGGGTATCACGTAATAATTTAACGGATGAATATTTAAAATTTGTCACTTGCTACAAGCCATCTTATGATAAGCTAAAAGAAATAGTGTCTAATAGTATTAAATATTCTTTCTTAACTGAAGATGAAAAAATAAAGCAAATTAATTTACTAAATGAAAAGTTTATTTTTTTTGAGGATACGATAGCTTCATTTGTAAAAAAACACTCTCATGTTAAAAAATAAAGAGTCAAAGACTAATGAACATCTTTAGCAGTATAAACATTTCTATATGTAGAAAAAGAATAAGTGAAGAGTTATTTAATAATATAACAAAACATGCGTGTTTAACACTTGCTAATATAATAGTTATTGATTACGAAATTAGACTTAAATCAACACCTGAGATTGATATCCATATAAGTAATTGTATTGGTAAATTAAGAGTTTTTCTCGGTCAGAAAGTTATTACGGATGATAGTTTTTCAACAGTTTTAATGTTATTTTCAGTAGCAATCTCTCCTGATGCAGTAGAATATCAAGATAGAGATAATATTCTAAACAAATCAGAAGATATAATAATTGATACACTAATAAGTACAAATTTTGCTAAGGCAAATTCTGAAGAGAGAAAAGTAATAAAACAAGTGTTAAAAGATTTACTGGCAGCAAGGAATAGTTATGAATTAACAAATTTTATACAGCTTGAACCAGAAATATTTTGTACAACGGTAATGCATGCGGTGAAAAAATATCAAAACCCAAAGGAAGTCAGCACTAATGCTAGATTAGAAATTAATAGAATAGTAAATGTTGCAGTAAAACATAATAAGAAAATTGAAATATTTAAACAAGCAACTAGTAAAATTATAACTGCCATTTCTGTTCTAGCAGTTGGGGCTATCAGTGTTGCAACAGCTGGTGCAACATTTGCTTTTATGGTAGTACCAGCTTCTATTCTAGCCATAGAATATGCTCCCAAAATCGGCGAGAAAATTGGCGGGGTAATTCTGAGTCAGGATAAATCCATGAGTAGGCAAGAAGAAAAAATTACCACTCTAAAAACTAATTTATGGAAAAATAATAAGGAATTCTTGTCTCAACAGCAAGCAGTAGAGCATAATGTATCCATACAAAAATTAGATAGTCAAATAAAGTCGGTAGTCAATCTAAAATCTAACAAATTAAATATAATAAAAGATCAGGTATCGGTTAACTTACCTAGTAAAAAATCTTTACAAAATAACAAAAATAGCAAATCTTCAGGGCAAATTAAACAAAGGTAACAATATGCTAGTAACTTGGGTTCTCCTTATACTTGCAGGATTATTTGAGGTAGGTTTCTCTATATCGCTGAAATTGTCAGATGGTTTTACCAAAGTAAAACCCATTATAGCTTTTATTATTTTTTCTATATTGAGTTTTGTTTGTCTAAGTAAAACTCTAGATAAACTTCCTCTTGGTACTGCTTATCTTATATGGACTGGTATCGGAGCTGTAGGAACAGTAATAGTAGGGATGGTGTGTTTTAACGAGTCATACTCTGCCATACGAGTTTTCTTTATTACGACTATGATAATTTCTATGATAGGGCTTAAGTTGTCTTAAACTTATGATCAGGCTTATTTATCCTAAATTTTGGCACACCAAGAACATTATAGCATATTTATTATTACCACTAAGTTGGTTATATCTTTTTGCTAGTTATTTAAGAAAAATAATTGCACGCCCTATAATATTTCCTTGTAAAGTAATTTGTGTCGGTAATATAAGCATTGGAGGTACTGGTAAAACTCAAATAGTGATCTTCCTTGCGGAAATGTTGAAGGCTATTAATATTGATTTTATAATTATTACTAAAGGTTATGGCAGTAAACTGCAAACAGCGTTGTTAGTTGAACCACATCATACAGTACTAGATGTCGGGGATGAAGCAGTAATGCTATTAAAATATGGTAAAGTCATAGCTAGCAAGAAAATTCAATATATACTACCTTTTATAAAAAGGATTAAACCAAAGGTGATTATAGTAGATGATGCAATGCAGAATCCTAATTTTTATAAGGATATTGTTATTCTGTCAGTTGATGCTGACAGGTTATTTGGCAACGAATTGTTAATTCCAGCCGGTCCTTTGCGTGAGTATCCTAAACAAGCTATTGAAAAAGCGGATATAGTTATTCTCGTCGGTTCGAGTAATAGACTTCTTGCAGAATTCGCTGCTGCTCCGGAATTTATAGTAGATACGGAGCGGAAAACCGCAAGCAGTACGGCAAGTGTACGTGAGGATTTGAGTACCGGATCGACGTATAAATTACCAACAGAAGTAGAGTTATGCAATAAGTCTAATGTTGTTTCTTCTTTCTTACATAAGGAGCTTCCCTTTTTTCAAGCCCAAATAGTTCCAGCTATAGACATAGATAAAACAAAGAGCTATTTTGCCTTTAGTGGTATAGGTAATCCGGAACGGTTTTTTTCTACATTAGAAAATTATGGATTGCAGTTAGTCGGTAATAAAATTTTTCCGGATCATCATCAATATCGTGAAGAAGATTTAGACTATTTAAAAGAACAATCAGAAAAATCTAATTCTCTTCTAATAACAACTAGAAAAGATTACGTAAAAATATGTGATACTGACTTGTCAGTAATATGTTGTGATGTACATTTATTACTAAATAATCAAAAATTATTAGTAGATTTAATATATGAAAAAATTCTTTAAAAATATTAGGTATTTGCTTGAGTATTTTTTCGTTTTAATAGTACTAAAGATACTAGGAGCATTTGGTATCGACAAATCTGTACAAATTTGTCGGTATATAGCAAGGAAAATAGGACCTCTATTGCCAGTCAATAAAATTGCAAAAGAAAATGTTCAAAATATTTTTGGCAAGAATCAGACAAATGGTCTAAGCGTGGAGACTCAAACAACAATTAATCAAGTATGGGATAATTTTAGCAGTTTTATAGGAGAATTTCCATATATTAATAATATGTCAGAGGAAGAATTATCTAGAAGGGTAGAAATAAGCGGACTTGATAATATAATAGAATTTCAGAAATCACACCAACCTTTCTTATTATTTACGGGGCATTTTGCTAATTGGGATTTTGCACTTAAAATTATAAATAAATTTTATCCTAAGTTTGCTATTATCTATCGTAAATTAAATAATCCTTATATTGATAAGCTAATTAATAATACGCGTAAAACTAGTGATATAAAGCTAATTCCAAAAGGAGAAAAGGGGGCAAGAGATCTCATATCTGCAATCAAATCAGGATATGCAATTGGCATGCTTGTAGATCAAAAAATGAATAATGGCATTGAAGTACCATTTTTAGGCCAGCCGGCCATGACTGCTCACGCAATTGCTAAAATTGCCTTACAATTCGGCTACCCGATTGTACCATTACAAGTGGTTCGCACTAATAGTAATAATAGTTATTTTAAAGCTATTATCCATCCACCAATACAATTACAAAAAACTAATAATAGTAAAACAGATTGTTATAATATAATGTTTACCATTAACCAAATTTTAGGTAATTGGGTTAAAGAAAATCCAGGTCAATGGTTTTGGTTTCATAATAGATGGAAGAAGAAACATAATAAATATCCGAAGGTTAAGTAATTGCAATTACTTAACAAATATGCAATAATCAGCCTATAGCTAACCCGAAAAGGTTTTAGATATATGTTAATCTTAGCTTAGCTAGAAGCGATGTCATCCCTGCTTCGGTGCGGAATCTAAAAAAATAACCAAGATTAGGTTGTGTTAAGTTATTTTGAACCCCGCTACCTTCGCAGGGGTGACATCGTAAGATCGTATTTATACTCCCGCCTACGCGGGAATGACATCGGCTATTACCATTACTATGCCTTAAACCTTTTCGGGTTAGCTATATAAGAAATTAAAATTAATAAAAAATAAGATTATGACAAGGGTAAAACCCCCTCAAAAGATTATATCTTTCGCTGAAAACAAATCTGATTTAGATAAAATTACTCAATCTATTATGGACGGTTGGGCAATAGTAAAACTAATGCCACATGGTAATTATTTTATTGGTGTCATGGAAAAAATGAATTATGACAATAATATAAATGACCAAGAAAAAATTGTTTATATCCCTCCAAGAAAAAAGATCATTTTTACTTAGTGGTCTCTATTTTTTAGTGTATAAAACCTTATGGGCTTTGTTATTAACTAGACTATACTCTTTTAGGATATTTATAATGACTTATTTAAAATTTTGTTTTCGTTTAATATTATTAGTATTTTTAATAAACTATTCCGCTCAAGGGAGATGGAGTAACTACGAAGATGCTCCTGTTGAAATAAAATTGTGTAACAACAATATTACTATTAACCAAGATGGTACTTCTGAAGAAATAACGGAAATGCACGCAAAAATACTAAAAGAATCAGGACGTAGTCAGTTCTCTCACTATAGATTGTCTTATAATAACTATAGTGCCCAAATCTCTATATTGGAAGCTAAGACTGTTTATAATGGGCAAGAATATGTAGTTTCTAAAGATATGATTGAGGATAAACCGCTAGCTAGTTTTGGACAAGGTTTTGATCAATTAAATCAGATAACTATCTCATTCCCTAAAGTGGAACTTGGTGCAGAAATATACTTAAAATATAAGTTTGTTAAAACGAAAGTCCCTGTAGATAATTTTTATGGTACTACTTTATTTTATGGTACGGAAGGCTACTTGCGAGCAGATCACACTAAGATTAATTCCAAATTACCTCTAAATATCAAAGTAAACGACCCAAAAGGCGTATTAAAAGTTATTACTGATGCTGAAAGTGACTTTCATTCGGCAGAGATTATCCTAGAGAAACCTGTTTATAATCAATTGACCAATGAACCAAATAATGGTGTATTAAATGTTAAACATACTACTTGGGTATCCTTGTCAAGCTTAACTAAATGGCAAGATTTGGCTAAACAACTTGCTCCTGGCTATTTTAAGGTAATCAATCAACCACTTCCTACAATCTTCATGAATATAGCGGAATCTGCTCTAGATAAAAATACCGATGAAGAAAAAATTAATTTTGTCACTTCTTCATTAGCTGAGAAAATCCAATATATGGGTGATTGGCGAACAGTATCAGGTCAGTATTTTCCTAGAGATTTAGAAAAGATTGCTACT
Above is a genomic segment from Candidatus Tisiphia endosymbiont of Nedyus quadrimaculatus containing:
- a CDS encoding RP853 family protein, encoding MNIFSSINISICRKRISEELFNNITKHACLTLANIIVIDYEIRLKSTPEIDIHISNCIGKLRVFLGQKVITDDSFSTVLMLFSVAISPDAVEYQDRDNILNKSEDIIIDTLISTNFAKANSEERKVIKQVLKDLLAARNSYELTNFIQLEPEIFCTTVMHAVKKYQNPKEVSTNARLEINRIVNVAVKHNKKIEIFKQATSKIITAISVLAVGAISVATAGATFAFMVVPASILAIEYAPKIGEKIGGVILSQDKSMSRQEEKITTLKTNLWKNNKEFLSQQQAVEHNVSIQKLDSQIKSVVNLKSNKLNIIKDQVSVNLPSKKSLQNNKNSKSSGQIKQR
- a CDS encoding DMT family transporter, with the protein product MLVTWVLLILAGLFEVGFSISLKLSDGFTKVKPIIAFIIFSILSFVCLSKTLDKLPLGTAYLIWTGIGAVGTVIVGMVCFNESYSAIRVFFITTMIISMIGLKLS
- the lpxK gene encoding tetraacyldisaccharide 4'-kinase, translating into MIRLIYPKFWHTKNIIAYLLLPLSWLYLFASYLRKIIARPIIFPCKVICVGNISIGGTGKTQIVIFLAEMLKAINIDFIIITKGYGSKLQTALLVEPHHTVLDVGDEAVMLLKYGKVIASKKIQYILPFIKRIKPKVIIVDDAMQNPNFYKDIVILSVDADRLFGNELLIPAGPLREYPKQAIEKADIVILVGSSNRLLAEFAAAPEFIVDTERKTASSTASVREDLSTGSTYKLPTEVELCNKSNVVSSFLHKELPFFQAQIVPAIDIDKTKSYFAFSGIGNPERFFSTLENYGLQLVGNKIFPDHHQYREEDLDYLKEQSEKSNSLLITTRKDYVKICDTDLSVICCDVHLLLNNQKLLVDLIYEKIL
- a CDS encoding lipid A biosynthesis lauroyl acyltransferase (Acylates the intermediate (KDO)2-lipid IVA to form (KDO)2-(lauroyl)-lipid IVA); translated protein: MKKFFKNIRYLLEYFFVLIVLKILGAFGIDKSVQICRYIARKIGPLLPVNKIAKENVQNIFGKNQTNGLSVETQTTINQVWDNFSSFIGEFPYINNMSEEELSRRVEISGLDNIIEFQKSHQPFLLFTGHFANWDFALKIINKFYPKFAIIYRKLNNPYIDKLINNTRKTSDIKLIPKGEKGARDLISAIKSGYAIGMLVDQKMNNGIEVPFLGQPAMTAHAIAKIALQFGYPIVPLQVVRTNSNNSYFKAIIHPPIQLQKTNNSKTDCYNIMFTINQILGNWVKENPGQWFWFHNRWKKKHNKYPKVK
- a CDS encoding DUF2674 domain-containing protein, coding for MTRVKPPQKIISFAENKSDLDKITQSIMDGWAIVKLMPHGNYFIGVMEKMNYDNNINDQEKIVYIPPRKKIIFT